The Syngnathus typhle isolate RoL2023-S1 ecotype Sweden linkage group LG11, RoL_Styp_1.0, whole genome shotgun sequence genome contains a region encoding:
- the LOC133161833 gene encoding calcium/calmodulin-dependent protein kinase type 1D-like isoform X2: protein MGRKEIVCSWKKPVNNIKDVFDFKGKMGSGSFSEVFMVREKKTGKLFALKCLKKKHLTHSNLENEINVLKRIKHDNVVGLEDFYESRTHYYLVMQLVSGGELFDRIVDKGVFTEKDASLVIKQVLEAVSYLHQNSIVHRDLKPENLLYYDDDQNAKIMVSDFGLSKTLEHGVMSTACGTPGYVAPEVLAQKPYSKAVDCWSIGVITYILLCGYPPFFEDNETQLFSKIMRADYAFHSPFWDDISESAIDFIKNMMEKNPLKRFTTEQALRHPWIAGKTAKDLDIYRSVCEQMERNFAKSKWKQAFHASAAIYHMKKLHREHCSAALSLPHIIVQTSSQTDLQCLGTCSGDVLDPNRNPLHASHHLTSQPNGSLCPPLRGHHSEPSPGAAVAERKEMPLQSGVCSVM, encoded by the exons ATGGGGCGGAAGGAGATTGTGTGCAGTTGGAAGAAACCCGTCAATAACATCAAGGATGTGTTTGACTTCAAGGGCAAGATGGGATC GGGGTCGTTTTCCGAAGTTTTCATGGTGAGAGAGAAGAAAACGGGGAAATTGTTTGCTCtgaaatgtctgaaaaaaaagCACCTCACCCACAGCAACCTGGAAAACGAAATTAACGTTTTAAAGAG GATCAAGCACGACAACGTGGTGGGGCTGGAGGATTTTTACGAGAGCCGGACACACTATTACCTGGTCATGCAACT GGTGTCCGGTGGGGAGCTTTTTGATCGGATCGTAGATAAAGGCGTTTTCACCGAGAAGGATGCCAGCCTGGTGATCAAACAGGTGCTGGAGGCTGTTAGCTACCTGCACCAAAACAGTATTGTGCACAGGGACCTCAAG CCCGAAAACCTGCTGTACTACGACGACGACCAAAATGCAAAGATCATGGTTAGCGACTTTGGCCTTTCCAAGACGTTGGAGCACGGGGTGATGTCTACAGCATGCGGTACACCGGGATATGTCG CTCCAGAGGTTTTGGCCCAAAAACCATACAGCAAAGCTGTTGACTGTTGGTCCATCGGAGTCATTACGTACATCtt GCTGTGTGGATACCCTCCATTCTTTGAGGACAATGAGACGCAGCTCTTTTCAAAGATCATGAGAGCTGACTACGCCTTTCACTCTCCCTTTTGGGATGACATCTCCGAGTCAG CGATCGACTTTATTAAGAATATGATGGAGAAAAACCCCCTGAAACGATTCACCACTGAACAGGCCCTGCGGCACCCATG GATTGCTGGAAAAACAGCTAAAGACTTGGATATTTACCGTTCGGTCTGTGAGCAGATGGAACGGAATTTTGCCAAATCTAAATGGAAG CAAGCCTTCCACGCCAGCGCCGCCATCTACCACATGAAGAAACTCCACAGGGAGCACTGCTCCGCTGCGCTCTCACTGCCCCACATCATTGTCCAGACCTCGTCTCAGACTGACCTCCAATGTCTGGGGACCTGCAGTGGTGACGTTCTAGACCCAAATAGAAATCCTCTCCACGCCTCCCATCATCTGACTTCCCAGCCTAACGGGAGTCTCTGCCCTCCTCTGAGAGGTCATCATAGTGAACCCAG CCCGGGAGCCGCCGTGGCTGAGAGAAAGGAGATGCCGCTTCAATCTGGTGTTTGTTCTGTCATGTGA
- the LOC133161833 gene encoding calcium/calmodulin-dependent protein kinase type 1D-like isoform X1 → MGRKEIVCSWKKPVNNIKDVFDFKGKMGSGSFSEVFMVREKKTGKLFALKCLKKKHLTHSNLENEINVLKRIKHDNVVGLEDFYESRTHYYLVMQLVSGGELFDRIVDKGVFTEKDASLVIKQVLEAVSYLHQNSIVHRDLKPENLLYYDDDQNAKIMVSDFGLSKTLEHGVMSTACGTPGYVAPEVLAQKPYSKAVDCWSIGVITYILLCGYPPFFEDNETQLFSKIMRADYAFHSPFWDDISESAIDFIKNMMEKNPLKRFTTEQALRHPWIAGKTAKDLDIYRSVCEQMERNFAKSKWKQAFHASAAIYHMKKLHREHCSAALSLPHIIVQTSSQTDLQCLGTCSGDVLDPNRNPLHASHHLTSQPNGSLCPPLRGHHSEPRYLLAEPREVHSVDCENDTTSKSPGAAVAERKEMPLQSGVCSVM, encoded by the exons ATGGGGCGGAAGGAGATTGTGTGCAGTTGGAAGAAACCCGTCAATAACATCAAGGATGTGTTTGACTTCAAGGGCAAGATGGGATC GGGGTCGTTTTCCGAAGTTTTCATGGTGAGAGAGAAGAAAACGGGGAAATTGTTTGCTCtgaaatgtctgaaaaaaaagCACCTCACCCACAGCAACCTGGAAAACGAAATTAACGTTTTAAAGAG GATCAAGCACGACAACGTGGTGGGGCTGGAGGATTTTTACGAGAGCCGGACACACTATTACCTGGTCATGCAACT GGTGTCCGGTGGGGAGCTTTTTGATCGGATCGTAGATAAAGGCGTTTTCACCGAGAAGGATGCCAGCCTGGTGATCAAACAGGTGCTGGAGGCTGTTAGCTACCTGCACCAAAACAGTATTGTGCACAGGGACCTCAAG CCCGAAAACCTGCTGTACTACGACGACGACCAAAATGCAAAGATCATGGTTAGCGACTTTGGCCTTTCCAAGACGTTGGAGCACGGGGTGATGTCTACAGCATGCGGTACACCGGGATATGTCG CTCCAGAGGTTTTGGCCCAAAAACCATACAGCAAAGCTGTTGACTGTTGGTCCATCGGAGTCATTACGTACATCtt GCTGTGTGGATACCCTCCATTCTTTGAGGACAATGAGACGCAGCTCTTTTCAAAGATCATGAGAGCTGACTACGCCTTTCACTCTCCCTTTTGGGATGACATCTCCGAGTCAG CGATCGACTTTATTAAGAATATGATGGAGAAAAACCCCCTGAAACGATTCACCACTGAACAGGCCCTGCGGCACCCATG GATTGCTGGAAAAACAGCTAAAGACTTGGATATTTACCGTTCGGTCTGTGAGCAGATGGAACGGAATTTTGCCAAATCTAAATGGAAG CAAGCCTTCCACGCCAGCGCCGCCATCTACCACATGAAGAAACTCCACAGGGAGCACTGCTCCGCTGCGCTCTCACTGCCCCACATCATTGTCCAGACCTCGTCTCAGACTGACCTCCAATGTCTGGGGACCTGCAGTGGTGACGTTCTAGACCCAAATAGAAATCCTCTCCACGCCTCCCATCATCTGACTTCCCAGCCTAACGGGAGTCTCTGCCCTCCTCTGAGAGGTCATCATAGTGAACCCAGGTACCTGCTAGCAGAACCAAGAGAGGTCCACTCTGTGGACTGTGAGAATGACACTACATCCAAAAG CCCGGGAGCCGCCGTGGCTGAGAGAAAGGAGATGCCGCTTCAATCTGGTGTTTGTTCTGTCATGTGA
- the LOC133161831 gene encoding laminin subunit beta-3-like, translated as MALLLLLTAVAAVSHAQTDCSRGACYPRSSDLLLGRADQLHASSTCGLTGPEVFCTPYQQRKMKCCPCDSRNPNGPLAHTVPEVLSTAGPERWWQSKKEVSPVTFHLDLDNLFKLDKLVLDFKGPRPNALLVEKSMDNGGTWQPAIYFAADCQRSFPGVPTAAPVTEYRAYCYTLPPTGGNPYQDHKIEFNPLQHYPYIPDPSSPKIKEVTGLTDLRVTMAELGDVPRQPGRALSRFFALKEMKVMGNCMCHGHASHCLLEAVNKVSPQCDCQHNTAGVNCERCDDLYNDLPWRPAEEGNPHTCRRCECNNHAQRCRFDPALYEASGRRSGGVCEGCLHHTTGAKCDQCVPGYQPNPNSQMDRPDACIRCVCNAEGTLNGGRCDDNTGLCQCKSNVEGPRCDRCKRGYYGLSASNPLGCSKCSCFAEGSLSDICDPVTGQCPCRPHFHGLTCDACARGYWKSPQFQSCELCRCDPTKSFSDTCDQLTGQCQCRPGFAGRTCTGCPDNTFGDPLIGCKPCLCDAQGTQICNKQTGSCLCRPGVTGARCDSCMRGHCDNFPNCKMCPSCFFTMDGQQKALRLAVESFTLKVPPRPGGSGDLGSLEPRIRVLGARLNFIRNSVALPPSSAKQIDDALSQINKLRDQVDKVKNDLSPLESKPDPSKELDKLQGLLDSLNGDFNIKKEAMKNTITPGNAGDFSTIQNAYDDSTDAAKKVDESKTTVKESADVREDTLDFQEKEYPNNTRNLNKLNQSMASGPDLTPVAKKVCGSVRSEPCTPLVCEGEDLCPPEGALPCEKGSLCVGALPLGKRADADVKDVKDRLENLSNKITEAAEKLQDTQDNTNDMRQSTDNLSNKIRQARNDLEDDLKEAKDVVKDIKDLLSDPSSNLTHVQDASDWILKTKLPLSLASLKKKLDELKNLAANLPDSTSILDKSEPQLDEARKLLQEAQDTRDTAQGVKDDVDELLAGFDSVEDSLADMEDRLQNSMDSIDNLNRTLTKAKNQLKPAEKTLDDVSAVIQPIQPQLDELKKVLQNASEIAEDAQETADRAGDEADAADKELLSVQKEFDRLKDKVAAGGLPGEKGPGAEQLSKLREDAGNLANSTGAMLDALEGKADSLKQLQDEILQKSKKLEGLDDKLQNLVTQLQKKAHDLSVCQG; from the exons GAGCTTGTTACCCACGCAGCAGCGACCTACTCCTGGGCCGAGCCGATCAGCTCCATGCCTCATCAACGTGCGGGCTAACTGGCCCCGAAGTCTTCTGCACACCATACCAACAG AGAAAGATGAAGTGCTGCCCGTGTGACTCGAGAAATCCAAACGGACCACTGGCCCACACTGTCCCGGAGGTCCTCTCCACTGCTGGACCGGAGAGATGGTGGCAGTCCAAGAAAG AGGTGTCTCCAGTAACATTTCACTTGGACCTCGACAATCTATTCAAGCTTGACAAGCTGGTCCTTGATTTCAAG GGCCCTCGTCCGAACGCCCTGCTTGTTGAGAAGTCGATGGATAATGGCGGGACGTGGCAGCCTGCCATCTATTTTGCTGCAGACTGCCAGCGATCTTTTCCAGGGGTCCCTACTGCCGCCCCTGTTACTGAGTACCGGGCATACTGTTATACTCTGCCCCCTACTGGAGGCAACCCATACCAAGATCACAAA ATTGAGTTCAATCCATTGCAGCACTATCCCTATATCCCAGATCCCAGCAGCCCAAAGATAAAAG AGGTGACGGGCTTGACGGATCTGAGGGTCACCATGGCAGAGTTGGGCGATGTGCCACGTCAACCGGGCAGAGCTCTCAGTAGGTTCTTCGCCTTGAAGGAGATGAAAGTGATGGGCAACTGCATGTGTCACGGACACGCCAGTCACTGTTTGCTGGAAGCCGTCAATAAG GTGAGCCCGCAGTGCGACTGCCAGCATAACACTGCCGGCGTCAACTGCGAGCGCTGTGACGATCTCTACAACGATCTACCCTGGAGACCAGCGGAGGAGGGCAACCCTCACACCTGCAGAC GCTGCGAGTGCAACAACCACGCCCAGCGCTGTCGCTTTGACCCAGCTTTGTATGAGGCCAGTGGGCGGAGGAGTGGAGGTGTGTGCGAAGGGTGTTTGCACCACACCACGGGAGCAAAGTGTGACCAGTGCGTCCCTGGCTACCAGCCCAATCCCAACAGCCAGATGGACCGTCCTGATGCGTGTATCC GTTGCGTCTGCAACGCTGAAGGGACGCTGAACGGGGGACGATGCGATGACAACACAGGCCTGTGTCAGTGCAAAAGCAATGTCGAAGGGCCACGCTGTGATCGGTGCAAAAGAGGTTATTATGGCCTTTCTGCATCCAATCCTCTGGGTTGCTCAA AGTGTTCCTGTTTTGCAGAGGGCTCACTTTCAGATATTTGCGATCCAGTCACCGGCCAGTGTCCCTGTCGGCCACACTTTCACGGTCTCACGTGCGACGCGTGTGCGAGAGGCTACTGGAAATCGCCGCAGTTCCAGAGCTGCGAACTTTGCAGGTGTGACCCCACCAAGTCCTTCAGCGATACTTGTGACCAG TTGACAGGTCAGTGCCAATGCAGGCCAGGCTTTGCAGGCCGTACATGTACTGGATGCCCAGACAACACATTTGGTGATCCTCTCATTGGCTGCAAGC CTTGTCTGTGTGACGCCCAAGGAACCCAAATTTGTAACaagcagacgggaagctgcTTGTGCCGTCCAGGCGTCACGGGCGCTCGATGCGACTCGTGCATGAGAGGACACTGTGACAATTTTCCCAACTGCAAGATGTGTCCTTCTTGCTTCTTCACCATGGATGGGCAGCAAAAAGCCCTCCGTTTAGCAGTGGAAAGCTTCACCTTGAAAGTGCCGCCTCGTCCGGGAGGGTCCGGTGACCTGGGAAGTTTAGAGCCCCGTATTAGAGTCCTGGGAGCTCGTCTGAACTTCATTCGGAACTCCGTCGCCCTTCCTCCCAGTTCGGCAAAACAGATTGATGATGCTCTGTCCCAAATCAACAAATTAAG GGACCAAGTGGACAAGGTAAAAAATGACCTCTCTCCTTTGGAATCAAAACCTGACCCGAGCAAAGAGCTTGACAAACTACAAGGCCTTCTAGACAGCCTGAATGGGGACTTCAACATCAAGAAAGAAGCCATGAAAAACACAATCACTCCTGGCAATGCAG GAGATTTCTCTACCATCCAAAACGCTTACGACGATTCGACAGATGCCGCCAAGAAAGTAGATGAAAGCAAAACAACTGTGAAGGAATCGGCTGATGTCAGAGAAGACACTTTAGATTTTCAGGAAAAAGAATATCCAAACAATACCAGAAATCTCAACAAACTCAATCAGAGCATGGCGTCTGGCCCGGACCTCACTCCTGTTGCTAAAAAG GTATGTGGCAGTGTTCGGTCTGAGCCCTGTACCCCGCTCGTGTGTGAGGGTGAAGATTTGTGTCCACCGGAAGGCGCGTTGCCCTGTGAAAAAGGCTCCTTGTGCGTCGGCGCCCTGCCTTTGGGCAAGAGGGCTGATGCCGATGTGAAGGATGTGAAAGATCGGCTGGAAAATCTCAGCAACAAGATCACAGAAGCTGCAGAGAAG ctcCAAGACACCCAAGATAACACCAATGACATGAGACAGTCAACAGACAATCTGTCCAATAAGATTAGGCAGGCCAGAAACGACCTGGAAGATGATTTAAAAGAGGCAAAGGATGTGGTGAAAGATATTAAAGATCTCCTGTCAG ACCCATCCTCCAACCTGACCCACGTTCAGGACGCGAGTGACTGGATCCTGAAAACCAAACTGCCTTTGAGCCTGGCTTCTCTCAAGAAAAAGCTGGATGAACTGAAAAATCTTGCCGCCAACCTACCAGACAGTACCTCCATATTAGACAAGTCAGAGCCACAGTTGGATGAAGCTAGAAAACTGTTGCAGGAAGCCCAAGATACCAG GGACACGGCCCAAGGGGTGAAAGATGATGTGGACGAGCTGCTGGCAGGCTTTGACTCTGTGGAGGACTCCCTCGCCGACATGGAGGACAGATTGCAGAACAGTATGGATTCAATTGACAACTTGAATCGAACGCTTACCAAG GCCAAAAATCAACTGAAACCAGCAGAGAAGACGTTGGATGATGTGTCAGCGGTGATTCAGCCGATCCAGCCTCAACTGGATGAACTTAAAAAGGTGCTGCAGAATGCTTCCGAAATTGCCGAAGATGCACAGGAAACTGCAGACCGAGCTGGGGATGAGGCAGATGCTGCGGATAAG GAGCTGTTGTCAGTGCAGAAAGAGTTTGATCGGCTTAAAGATAAGGTCGCAGCCGGAGGGCTTCCTGGAGAAAAAGGCCCGGGGGCCGAACAGCTTTCAAAGCTAAGGGAAGATGCTGGCAATCTGGCCAATAGCACTGGCGCCATGTTGGATGCTCTCGAAG GAAAAGCCGACTCACTGAAGCAATTGCAGGATGAGATTCTTCAAAAGTCCAAAAAGCTTGAGGGACTTGATGACAAGCTTCAAAATCTGGTGACACAACTTCAAAAGAAAGCCCACGATTTGAGTGTTTGCCAGGGCTGA